In the Juglans microcarpa x Juglans regia isolate MS1-56 chromosome 6D, Jm3101_v1.0, whole genome shotgun sequence genome, one interval contains:
- the LOC121234776 gene encoding alpha-1,3/1,6-mannosyltransferase ALG2 isoform X1: protein MEKKEGSSKLNVAIIHPDLGIGGAERLIVDAAVELASHGHNVHIFTAHHDRTRCFEETLSGSFIVTVYGAFLPRHIFYRFHALCAYLRCIFVALCVLFMWPSFDVVLADQVSVVIPILKLKTSIKVVFYCHFPDLLLAQHSTVLRRIYRKPIDLIEEITTGMADMILVNSRFTASTFANTFKHLHTRGILPAVLYPAVNVDQFDEPHSTKLNFLSINRFERKKNMELAISAFAMLHTPEGDVFQNHNLDDASLTIAGGYDKRLKENVEYLEELKSLAEREGVSHRVNFITSCSTAERNALLSQCLCVIYTPKDEHFGIVPLEAMAAYKPVIACNSGGPVETIKDGETGYLCDPTPQQFSSAMAKLVQDPQMAKIMGKEARRHVTESFSTKMFGLRLNQYLSDVARPKRD, encoded by the exons ATGGAGAAAAAGGAGGGGAGCTCCAAACTGAACGTAGCCATCATCCATCCGGATCTTGGTATAG GTGGAGCAGAAAGATTAATTGTTGATGCAGCCGTCGAACTTGCATCTCATGGGCACAATGTCCATATTTTCACAGCACACCATGACAGAACTCGATGTTTTGAGGAAACTCTTTCCG GTTCCTTTATAGTTACTGTGTATGGTGCCTTCCTGCCCCGGCATATTTTCTACCGTTTTCATGCTCTATGTGCATATCTGCGGTGCATTTTTGTTGCTCTTTGTGTGCTGTTCATGTGGCCATCCTTCGATGTTGTACTAGCAGATCAGGTTTCTGTTGTTATTCCAATACTGAAACTTAAAACGTCAATAAAG GTTGTGTTCTATTGTCATTTTCCAGATCTTCTGCTGGCTCAACACTCTACTGTTCTCAGGAGGAtttataggaaaccaattgattTAATAGAAGAAATAACCACTG GAATGGCAGATATGATACTTGTTAATAGCAGATTTACTGCATCTACCTTTGCAAATACATTCAAGCATCTTCATACTCGAGGAATTCTGCCAGCTGTTCTGTATCCAGCCGTTAATGTCGATCAGTTTGATGAACCCCATTCAACTAA GTTGAATTTTCTTTCAATCAACCGATtcgaaagaaaaaagaatatggAATTGGCAATTTCAGCTTTTGCTATGCTTCACACACCTGAAGGAGATGTCTTCCAAAATCATAACCTGGATGATGCTTCGTTGACCATTGCAG GTGGGTATGATAAACGCCTGAAAGAGAATGTTGAATACTTGGAGGAGCTTAAAAGTTTAGCAGAAAGGGAAGGAGTTTCTCACCGGGTTAACTTCATTACATCATGCTCAACAGCTGAAAGAAATGCACTTCTCTCCCAATGCCTGTGTGTAATCTATACACCAAAG GATGAGCATTTTGGGATTGTTCCTCTGGAGGCAATGGCAGCTTATAAACCTGTCATTGCATGCAACAGTGGGGGACCTGTAGAGACAATTAAGGATGGGGAGACAGGATATCTTTGTGATCCTACCCCACAGCAGTTCTCTTCGGCCATGGCCAAACTTGTTCAGGACCCTCAGATGGCAAAGATAATGGGTAAAGAGGCCCGGCGTCATGTTACCGAATCATTCTCGACAAAGATGTTCGGTCTGCGTCTGAATCAATATCTTTCTGACGTTGCTAGGCCCAAGAGAGACTAA
- the LOC121234776 gene encoding alpha-1,3/1,6-mannosyltransferase ALG2 isoform X2, with protein sequence MEKKEGSSKLNVAIIHPDLGIAVELASHGHNVHIFTAHHDRTRCFEETLSGSFIVTVYGAFLPRHIFYRFHALCAYLRCIFVALCVLFMWPSFDVVLADQVSVVIPILKLKTSIKVVFYCHFPDLLLAQHSTVLRRIYRKPIDLIEEITTGMADMILVNSRFTASTFANTFKHLHTRGILPAVLYPAVNVDQFDEPHSTKLNFLSINRFERKKNMELAISAFAMLHTPEGDVFQNHNLDDASLTIAGGYDKRLKENVEYLEELKSLAEREGVSHRVNFITSCSTAERNALLSQCLCVIYTPKDEHFGIVPLEAMAAYKPVIACNSGGPVETIKDGETGYLCDPTPQQFSSAMAKLVQDPQMAKIMGKEARRHVTESFSTKMFGLRLNQYLSDVARPKRD encoded by the exons ATGGAGAAAAAGGAGGGGAGCTCCAAACTGAACGTAGCCATCATCCATCCGGATCTTGGTATAG CCGTCGAACTTGCATCTCATGGGCACAATGTCCATATTTTCACAGCACACCATGACAGAACTCGATGTTTTGAGGAAACTCTTTCCG GTTCCTTTATAGTTACTGTGTATGGTGCCTTCCTGCCCCGGCATATTTTCTACCGTTTTCATGCTCTATGTGCATATCTGCGGTGCATTTTTGTTGCTCTTTGTGTGCTGTTCATGTGGCCATCCTTCGATGTTGTACTAGCAGATCAGGTTTCTGTTGTTATTCCAATACTGAAACTTAAAACGTCAATAAAG GTTGTGTTCTATTGTCATTTTCCAGATCTTCTGCTGGCTCAACACTCTACTGTTCTCAGGAGGAtttataggaaaccaattgattTAATAGAAGAAATAACCACTG GAATGGCAGATATGATACTTGTTAATAGCAGATTTACTGCATCTACCTTTGCAAATACATTCAAGCATCTTCATACTCGAGGAATTCTGCCAGCTGTTCTGTATCCAGCCGTTAATGTCGATCAGTTTGATGAACCCCATTCAACTAA GTTGAATTTTCTTTCAATCAACCGATtcgaaagaaaaaagaatatggAATTGGCAATTTCAGCTTTTGCTATGCTTCACACACCTGAAGGAGATGTCTTCCAAAATCATAACCTGGATGATGCTTCGTTGACCATTGCAG GTGGGTATGATAAACGCCTGAAAGAGAATGTTGAATACTTGGAGGAGCTTAAAAGTTTAGCAGAAAGGGAAGGAGTTTCTCACCGGGTTAACTTCATTACATCATGCTCAACAGCTGAAAGAAATGCACTTCTCTCCCAATGCCTGTGTGTAATCTATACACCAAAG GATGAGCATTTTGGGATTGTTCCTCTGGAGGCAATGGCAGCTTATAAACCTGTCATTGCATGCAACAGTGGGGGACCTGTAGAGACAATTAAGGATGGGGAGACAGGATATCTTTGTGATCCTACCCCACAGCAGTTCTCTTCGGCCATGGCCAAACTTGTTCAGGACCCTCAGATGGCAAAGATAATGGGTAAAGAGGCCCGGCGTCATGTTACCGAATCATTCTCGACAAAGATGTTCGGTCTGCGTCTGAATCAATATCTTTCTGACGTTGCTAGGCCCAAGAGAGACTAA
- the LOC121236197 gene encoding uncharacterized protein LOC121236197, which yields MTGEEVAGPAAPKVLRLLYFVGAGFICTAAINKWRQLERKAMLQKQQGNQLPEDSANAVQKAVD from the exons ATGACGGGAGAAGAGGTCGCGGGTCCTGCCGCCCCCAAGGTCCTCCGTCTTCTATATTTTGTCGGTGCTGGAT TCATTTGCACGGCTGCAATTAACAAGTGGCGGCAGCTGGAGCGTAAAGCAATGCTACAGAAGCAGCAGGGGAATCAATTGCCTGAAGATTCAGCAAACGCGGTGCAAAAGGCCGTCGATTAA